Proteins found in one Choristoneura fumiferana chromosome 16, NRCan_CFum_1, whole genome shotgun sequence genomic segment:
- the LOC141436091 gene encoding uncharacterized protein: protein MQCAGAQCNTSSQGIMNTYVALTLLAVVGASHGSAIGGYGYGLGGWGAPIISAPIIAPVAVSSANMVKAAPIPVIKTGLAPVISAPIVSAPIVSTAGLGWGGLGGWGGLGWGGLGWGGVNSWNGLNSWGGLGLGKGVWPSSVNTWGYAKGWGH, encoded by the exons ATGCAATGCGCTGGCGCACAATGCAACACTTCGTCACAAGGAATCATGAACACATACGTAGCT TTGACTTTGCTGGCCGTTGTAGGCGCAAGCCACGGCAGTGCCATCGGCGGCTACGGATATGGATTGG GAGGTTGGGGAGCTCCCATCATCAGCGCCCCAATCATAGCTCCAGTGGCTGTATCATCCGCCAACATGGTCAAGGCAGCCCCGATTCCAGTCATCAAGACTGGCCTAGCTCCCGTTATCTCCGCGCCCATCGTCTCCGCTCCTATCGTCAGCACTGCTGGCCTAGGCTGGGGTGGCTTGGGCGGCTGGGGCGGCCTCGGCTGGGGTGGCCTCGGGTGGGGTGGAGTCAACAGCTGGAATGGTCTTAACAGCTGGGGCGGGCTCGGCTTGGGCAAAGGCGTGTGGCCCAGCTCTGTCAACACTTGGGGCTATGCCAAGGGATGGGGCCACTAA